The Nodosilinea sp. FACHB-141 nucleotide sequence TGCGGGCTATGGGTAGTAATGCTGAGCAGATGGAGGGGGTGCTGACCTGCGTCAGCCGTCAGTAGGGTCTGGCATGAAGAACGAAGAGTGAAGAATCGAACTAAAAACACCCTCTGAAGCTAGGCCTCGGAGGGTGTCTGTATCAGCTGGGTCAGGTAGAAGGGTGGTTCTACTGGCTTAAAGAAGGAGCCTTGAGTACCGGGAGGGCAGCGACGGGGGCCAGCCCTTCGGCACTGGCTTCGGTTGCCACAAATACTTGGCTAAGTCGAGCGGTGAGCTTTTGGGTGGTGGCGTCGTAGATTTGGGTCAGCATTTTAGGGTAAAACCCAAAGCCAATGATTGGCACCAACAGGCAGGCGATGATAAACACCTCGCGAGGCTCGGCATCAGCTAGCACCTCGTGCTCGACCAGTTCTTTGTTCTCAGGGCCGTAGAAAATCTCCCTCAGCATCGATAGCAGGTAGATGGGGGTGAGAATAACCCCGATCGCCATGAAGATGACCGTAATCAGCCTAAAGGTAAAGCTGTAGGCATCGCTGGTGGCAAAGCCCACAAACACCATCAGCTCAGCCACAAAACCGCTCATCCCTGGCAGGGCCAGCGAGGCCAGCGAGCAGGTAGTGAACATGGCGAAGATCTTGGGCATCTTTTTGCCCACGCCGCCCATCTCATCCAGGATGAGGGTGTGGGTGCGATCGTAGGTGGCTCCCACCAAGAAGAACAGGCTAGCCCCAATTAACCCATGGGAGACCATCTGAAGCACCGCGCCGCTCAGCCCCAGGTTGGTAAACGAAGCTATGCCAATCAGCACAAATCCCATGTGCGAGATCGACGAGTAGGCAATCTTGCGCTTGAGGTTGCGCTGGGCGAAGGAGGTCAGCGCCGCGTAAACGATGTTGACACAGCCCAGAATCACCAGAACTGGCGCGAAATAGGTGTGGGCGTCGGGCAGCATACCCAGATTCATGCGAATCAGCGCGTAGCCGCCCATCTTCAACAGAATGCCCGCCAGCAGCATGTGTACCGGTGCTGTGGCCTCACCATGGGCATCGGGCAGCCAGGTGTGCAATGGAATGATTGGCAGCTTGACCGCGTAGGCGATCAAAAACGCCCCGTAGAGCAAGAGCTGCATCCGTAAGGGATAGACTTTCTCGGCTAGGGCGGTCATATCGAAGGTGATGGTATCACCGTAGAAGGCCATGGCCAGCGCCGCCACCAAGATGAACAGCGACCCGCCAGCGGTATAGAGAATAAACTTGGTCGCGGCGTAGAGCCGCTTCTTGCCGCCCCAGATCGACAGCAGCAGGTATACCGGAATCAGCTCTAGCTCCCAGAAGAGAAAGAACAGCAGCATATCCTGCACGGCAAACACGCCGATCTGACCGCTATACATGGCCAGCAGCAGAAAGTAAAAGAACTTGGGCTTGAGTGTCACCGGCCAGGCCGCCAGAGCCGCCAGGGTGGTGATGAACCCGGTCAGCAGCACCAGAGGCATTGACAGACCGTCTACCCCTAAGGACCACTTCAGGTCGAGCTGGGGCACCCAGGTGTAGCTCTCCACCAGTTGTAGACCGGGCTGACTAAAGTCGTAGTTGAGGTAGAAGGCAGCCACAATCAACACAAAGTCGATCAGGCCCACCGACAGGGCATACCAGCGCACCGTCTTACCGTTGTCGTCGGGCAAAAACGGTATCGCTATACAAGCCACTAGCGGCAGCAGCGTAACGGTGGTCAACCAGGGAAAAGTCGCGAGGTCCATATCGTCGTTCTCGTCGCGTTCTGCTTAGGAGTGGATGAGTGGATGAGAAGGGGGATGGATGGGAAGGGGCATAGAGGCATGGGGTGGATAGGTAGAGCAGTTTAGAGAGTGTCGCGGTATCAAAACTCATCTACTCATCCACTCTCACACCCATCCATCCTCACATCCTTACGTCACGCCCGACAGCAGCACTAGCCCTAGCACTGCGCCAAATACGATTAGTGCGTAGAACTGAGCCCGTCCATTCTCCAGATACTTCAACCCTTCGCCCGTCACCAGGGTAACGAGGCCAGCCAGGTTGACGAGGCCATCAACAATGCGGATATCGACTTCGAGCACCTGCTTGGCCAGCTTGCGGCTGCCCTGGACAAAGACAACCTCGTAGATATCGTCGATGTACCACTTGTTGAGGGAGAGGTTGTAGAGGAAGGGGATTCTGGCGGCGATCGCCCTCGGATCAATCGCCTTCGTGCGATACATCAGCACGGAGATGATGATGCCGACCGTGGCGATCGCCACGGAACTCCCCGCCATCAAGGCAAACTCGTTCCAGTCAAAGGCCTCTGCCGTCTCTACAGCTTCGATCACTTCCCCGGGGGGATGGATGAATGCCTCAAAGTAGTTGGCAAAGGGAGTACCGACTAGACCCACCAATACTGAGGGCACGGCTAGCGCCACCAGCGGAAAGACCATCGACAGCGGCGACTCGTGGGGTTCGTGGGCGTGGTGCCCATGGTTATCGTGGTCGTCGTGGGCGGTATCTAGGGTCAGCTCCTGGGGGTTCATTGCGCCCGGCCCAAGGGACATGCCCATCTTCTGAAACTGGGCCCGCTTGAGGTCGCGGCGAATGCCTTCATCGTTGCCCCGAAAGCTGCCTTCAAAGGTGGAGAAGTACATGCGGAACATGTAGAAGGCGGTGATGCCTGCTGTCAGCCAGCCTACTGCCCAGAGGGCAGGGTTGACCGCAAAGGTGGCCCCAAGAATTTCATCCTTCGACCAGAAGCCGGCGAAGGGGGGAATGCCGGAGATAGCCAGCGTGCCGATTAAAAAGGTAATGGCCGTGACGGGCATGTACTTGCGCAGGCCGCCCATCAAGCGCATATCCTGGGCCAGCGCTGGGTCGTGGCCCACCACCGCTTCCATGCCGTGGATAACGGAGCCGGAGCCAAGAAACAGCATGGCCTTGAAGTAGGCGTGGGTCATCAGGTGAAATAGACCGGCGCTGTAGGCGCCAACGCCCATAGCCATGACCATGTAGCCCAGCTGCGACATGGTCGAAAAGGCCAGCCCTTTCTTGATGTCGTTTTGGGTGATGGCGATCGTGGCTCCCATGAAGGCGGTAAACGCTCCGGTGTAGGCAATTACCGTCATCACCGTGGGGATGTGCTCGAACACGGGGTACATGCGGGCTACCAGGAACACCCCGGCTGCCACCATGGTCGCCGCGTGAATCAGCGCTGAGATGGGGGTGGGGCCTTCCATGGCGTCGGGCAGCCACACGTGGAGGGGGAACTGGGCCGATTTGGCCACCGGACCCAGGAATACCAGAATGGCGAAGATAGCAGCGACGCTAGCGGGCAAACTGCCCACATTCACCATGTCGGTGAGTCGTTCGCCCATGATTTCGAAGTCGAAGCTGCCGGTGGCCCAAAACAGACCCAAGATGCCCAGCAGCAGGCCAAAGTCGCCCACTCGATTGGTGACAAAGGCCTTTTGACAGGCGTCGGCAGCGGGCTTGCGATCGTACCAAAAGCCAATCAGCAGGTACGAGCACATGCCCACCAGCTCCCAGAACACATAGACCTGGAGCAGGTTGGGGCTAATTACCAGGCCCAGCATTGAGGAACTAAACAGGCTCAGGTAGGCGTAGAACCGCACATAGCCCGCGTCGTGAGCCATGTAGCCATCGGTGTAGACCATCACCAGGAAGGCGACGGTGGTGACCACCACCAGCATCAACGCCACCAAGTGGTCGATGGTGTAGCCCATCTCGATGCGGAAGTCACCCGCCGCGGCCCATTCAAACATGGCCTGGTAGGGAGCGTGGCCCTGCCACTGACTCCAAAAAATTGCAAAGGAAAGCACCATCGCCGCCCCAATCAGGGAGACGATGAAGATTGCCACCGGCCGCCGCAGCTTGCTGGTGGCCTCGCCGTAGGAGATGAGCCCGGTGCCAACTATGGCAGCCCCGATGAGCGGCAGCACCGGGATCAGCCAGGCGTATTGATAAAGCGTGTCTACAGAATCCATCTTGACTGCCTACTCCAAGAGCTTGCGTGAGTTGGCAAAAAACCGCTTACATTCTGACATACCCTTTCCCAAGGAAAAGTCGGTTTCGCAGCAAAGTTGGAGGAGTTGGGGCGCGATCGCCGCCAGCTTGACCAACCTTAGAGCTTGCCTAAGCCGTAGCCAAAGGCTGCCAAACCCTTGCCCCAGAACCATTCTGGAGACCCATTGGCTTTAGGGCGGGTTTCTTAAGAAAGATATCTAATTCTGTGAGTGATTGCTGGCTGAGAGCAAAATCTCAGCCTTAAGCCATAATCAGGGCAACCGCTGTTCTCTATAAATAGTTCAATGGCTAGCCAACCAACGATTTACTTGAGTCAGCCTCTAAAGAAATAGATTTTTTGGAATGCTATGAAGCTCTGGCTGATCTGCTTTTTGATCTTGTTTTTTGGAGCCGAAGCGGTCCAGTGGTTTGTCCAACTGCCTTGGGTGAGTAGTGTTGAGCTATCGCTGCCGCTGACGGTTTTGGGAGGCATTGGACTGGCGATCGCATCCAACTATCGCAGCTGGCCCACCTTCGCTCCCCTGCCGACAAAGTCAGCGGAGCCCCCTTTGCCCAACCCTACCCCGCCCCCTACCTCCACTGTCACAGCCCCCGTCAATCCCAAGCTGAGCCGCAAGCCGGATACGATTTCCTTTGAAATCAAGAGATCCCCGACGAAAGGGTGATGGCGACAGGAAGGGAATGTTGAGGGCTGAATTCAAAACTCAACACTTAAAACTTTCTCCCCTACTCCATCACTCCCTACCTTCCCATATTCCGCTTCAGCTCCTCCAGCTCCTGCTCCGTCTCCCATCGCTGAAACGATTCCTCTACTGGATCCATTGTGTTACGGCCAAAGTCTTCAAAGGGGGGCTTGGCCCAGCCTGTATCCCAACTGGTGGTGGTGCGCTGAGCGGATCGTTGAGCTTGAGTTTCAGCGATTTTGGCTTTGAGTTCGCGGCGGCGATCGTGAATTTCTTTTTGCAGGTTGCGGGTTTGCTCAATCTGTTCCTTAACGCCTTTCATTTGGCCCCAGAGCTGGTTGCCCTGGCGCAGCAGGGCCGCCTCACGCTCTTGGGCGGCCTTAACCAGGTCAAGGCGGTTCGCGACCTGGGCGTTTTGAATGCGGCTATGCCAGCGCTGAATGTCCTGGGCTGTCGAGAGAATGCTGTCTTCGAGCTGCTTTTCGCGGCGCTTGAGGTCGCCCAGCAGGTGAATGGCGTCTTGCTCTTGGCCTCGCAATTGGTCTTCTAAGCCCCATAGCTCTAGGTGGGGGTTAGCTTTGAGAAACTCATCAAGTCGGGTTTCAAGAAACTTGCTCAGGTCTTCAAAGATGCCCATGGTGTAACTCCTGCCGCAACGCCTTGCCTTTCAGAATAGCGGGTTAGCGGTGCGGACGCTTCTCTAGGTAGGCATAGCAACCCGGCAAACATCCGAGTAGGGCCGTAGTCAATACGGTTAGCTAGGGTTACATTTCAAAAGACTTGTAAGTGCTCAGAAGGCTTGAATTGAAAAAACAACTATCTAAGTATTCTGGTAAAACGCTTTCAAAGTAAATATGAGTACGAAAAAGCTAAATATAACTAGTCGTTAGCAGTCTGTAGCTGAACTTTAACTGTCTTCAAATTCACCAAGGCACGTGAGCCTGATAATCATGCTGCCAGCAAGGTAAGATGCTCTGTGAACTCTAGGAAAGGTGACCATTTCACTTTCTTGTATTTGATGAAAGTATTTTCAGAGGCAAGATTTAAGATGGAATTGACTATGGCGCAGCAACTTCGATAGATATCAATTCTGCTGCTGAAGCTTCAGATGTAGTGACCATTCCCGAGCTTGTCATTATCCTAATTATTCTGCTTCTGATCGGAACTGTTGTTGTCCTCGTCAGCCGGCGATCGCGTATCTAGAGCTAAATTCTAAGATTTTGATTGTTGCAAAACCAAATAACATACATGCGCTAATCAACTTTATTCGACCGTTTTCAGAACCACTTAAGTTTTTTTGGCCGAACTAGATGAACAGTGAGCTCAGGATTAATAAAATCTATCAAATCAGCGTTAGCCTGGGAGATGTCGTAGCTATCCATGACGTCAACGCAAATCCTTCTTGAAAGAGTCGTCATAGTTTTTGGACTGCAAGAGAAGGCTTCTAGCAAAGGGGCGCGATCGCGGCTATTCACCTTTGCTTTATAGATTTTTGGGAGTTCGGCTCACAAACTTGGTAATTGGGCCAAAGTTCGCTGCCTTAGGCGGGCAAACTTGCTGTAGGTGAGACATACAGACGTGCAACCCCCATCGTCGTCTCAGGTTAAGGCTTCTCTGCTATCACGCGATCGCACAGCCACATCAGCGCCCCAGAGCTGCGATTGCGAGCGGCTAGAGTATGCCTATGGGCTAAACATCTACCCATCAGCGAGCATCTACTGGCTATGAACAAAACTGATCTCTCTCGCCGGCTTCCCATCAAAACCATCAATGCCGACATCGACTCCTTCTATAGCCTCGGCAGCGTGAGCGGCCCCATGCCTAACCGCACCGTCGCCGCTCCTGAAAGCATTGACGCGAATAGTGCAGCCATGGGCGCTAAGCAGCAGCGCGAAACCGAGATCGCTGCTCTGGTCGAAGTCGCCGCCGATGTTGCCCGTCAGACCAAGGTTGAGTTGTGTAATGCCGTCATGGCTATACAAGAGTCGTTGCGGGAGCAAACTGGCCACAACCCCCGCCAGCATAGGCCATAGGTATCCGGAAAAGTGGGATGCGCTAGCCTACTTAGGCCCAAGCAGTTGCTAGAAGCGCTGGCCAATGAAGATCGATCGCACCTCACCGTTGCGGCGAATTACCACTTCTTCGTTGGAGACCGACACCAGGCTCCAGCCGCTGCTGCCAATGCGCTCACCGATGTAGACCCGCTGGGAGACGCCGCTAATTTCAAACAGGGCGGCCGAGCGATCGCCCAGTTCTAAAATACCCACCAGGGCGTGAATTGGATTTGCCGCCACTGGAGCCTGAGAGGGCGCAGCGGGAGATACCGGAGACACCGGAGACGGCGCTCGCACCCCTGGCTGAGGTACCAGAACTGGCGCGCCTGGTGCGGGTCGCTGTTGAGCCGTTTGGTAGGGAATGTAAACCCGCTCGATGACGTTGACTGGGCCAGAGCCCAGGCTGCCTGCGGTGCCACCGGCCCCTAGGGGCGGCAGCATGGGTGGTGTGGGAACTGCGACCCCGCCAGGAGCTTGACCGACAACAATATTGGTGCCCACTTCGCCCCGCTCAACCTTGCCCGAAATCACTTCTAGCGATCGCTGCAAGTAGGCCAAAAATTCTTCGTCAGACTGCTGTGCCGCCGTTTCGACAGACGATCGGCCTAGGGAAAAGCGATTGCCCTGCTGACTAAACCACAGCAGCCCCCCTATGCCCAGCAGCGACAGGGCTGTGATGCTCAGCAACATGCGGTCAAACAGCTTGCCAAAACGAGTTTTGGTCGGGACTGCCGGGGAGGCAGCGTTCGCATTGTCGGCGCGGAAGACGTCAAGATCGGTGCCCAAGGGAGCCAGGGGCGCGTCTGCCGCTGGAGGATCTACGGGCTCGGCAGTAGTTTCGACAAATGGGGCGATCGCCGTTGAGGCTGGCTCTGGTGCCGCCTCTACCGATGCTAAGGCGTCTTCATCGCCGTCTAAAATTTTGTCAACGTCGTCAAACAGTTCGGTGATGAGGCTGTCAGCGTAGGTAGTCACCAGGGTGTCTGGATCGACTGGGGTCGGTTCCTCGGGCGGCAATGTGGCGGTGCTGCGAGATTCTTCCTGGCTCATAGGTCGATTTATCCTGGCGGTGGCAAAGGGAGAAACGGGCTGCCTGATGGTTATGTGGGAAGCTCAAACAGGCGTAGCTTAACGGCTTAAAGACGCTTCAGCTGACACTCCCCCGACGGTCTGATGAAGTTTACCCTAACTTGCCAAATCTTTCATCCACTTGAGAAGAAAGTTGGCGGGTGAGGAGTAAGGGGTAGGGGGTGAGAAGTGATAGGCTACTTCCGATTCCTCACGTTGCCTAGAACGGTTTTGCTGTGTGATTTTCTAGGTCAAACTCGTAGCGATCGCTAGAATTTATTGCCCCGTAGAGGTTAAACGACACAGTGGGCTCGTCGCCTAGGGGTTCCACACTATGAATGGCGTTGGCGGTGAGGGCCACAACATCGCCGGGGTTAAGAACTATTTCATCGACTAGCTCTAGCTGGTCGGGAGAATTGGATTGAGGGGCACGTCGCCAGAAGCGGTTGCGCTCTTGACCGCCCAGTAGCGCGACAATTCCCCAGGCTCCGTGGTTGTGAATGGTGGAGGCGTGCCCCGGCAGCCAGGCTACCATCTGCACCGTAATCGGGAACTGGTGCTCGCGGTAGAGAAAGTTGACGCTCCAGCCGGTTATGGGATCGGGGGTGTTGTACTCCATTTGCAGCCAGTAAGAGCTGACTAAGAGCTTGCGCACCAGGGGCGTAATCGCCTCTAGCCGACTGACGTCGTCGTGAAAGATGTCGAGAATGTCTTCTAGCTCGGTGAGAAACCGGTAGAGGCGATAGTAACGCCCTGGCTCTATCGTTTCGGGGTTGCCGAAGGATTTATAGGTGCCGTCATCGGCAACTAGCCAGTTGTGGTTGGCCATAGCTACTCAACGCGTAGGCGGCGAGTTTCAACGACCATGCCGTCTTCACGAATAACCACCGTCGATGCCCAGCGACTGTCGGGCTCGGCAGCGGCGGTGCCGACTTTGTAAAGCCCGCCAGAGCTAAGAATGTCAAAAACTACCGGGCGCGGCGCAAAAAAGTCTTCAGCGGTCACGCCTTCTTCGACGGCAACACCCATCAGCGATCGCCCTTCCAGCGGCTCCATCACAATCGTGTCAAAGCTGTAGGACTGGCTTGGGGTAAGGGTGGTGGGTAGCTGCACTTGCAGGGTAGGCGGGTTGTCGCCTGACACCAGGCGATTGGTCTCGCTCAGGATTTCTTGGTAAGCGATCTTTCCGTTTTCTAAGCGCTGGCGCGAAGTGGTATCGGCGGCGAGAGTGAGGGTGCGATCGGGGCGCGTTTGGGTGCCGGTGGCGGTGGTGCGGGTTTCGAGAGTGTAGCTACCGGGGCCATTGGCCTGCCAGCTTAGCAGCTCAATGTCGTAGGAGAGGTCGGGATATTGCTGCCAAAGGGTTTCGAGGGTTTGGCGCAGTTGGGCATAGTCAAAGCCGGTGTCGCTGTCAAAGCCCTCGCTGTAAAAGGCCATGACGGCATCGAGGTTGCGACTGCTTGCCGCCGCCTCCAGCTCGGTCAACAGTTGCTGCACCTCAGCAGGAGCCACCTGGGCTAAGACCGGCGTGTTCGCCTGGGTACCCGGAGCAAATGCCCCAGCGCCCCATAGCACCGCTGCCATCGACACGATTCCTAGACTCCATCGCCGCACTGCCGAGTTAGCCACGCTGAACCGCCTCATTAACCAAAAATACTCCGTCTACCTTATATCAGTTTCTTTACGACCGGCTACGGTAGCCCAGCCGTCCCCTCTAGTACCAGCCTGTTTCATCTAAAACTGGATCCGTTTCTGGCCAAAGAAAAGAAAACTCAGGGCATAGATTCTGGACAGGAGTTGGTATAGTCTAGAGGCGTTTTTAGCGTCGAGGGTGTTCCCTTGTCTACATCTACCCAAGCGGCATCTCCCCGGCTGCTGGTGGCCGCCAGCGGCACGGGTGGGCACCTGTTCCCGGCGATCGCCACCGCAGAAGCCTTGCGCCAAGAGGGCTACACCATCGAGTGGCTGGGGGTGCCCGATCGCCTCGAAACCACCTTAGTGCCCAAAAACTTTCCGCTCCATACAGTGCATATGGCGGGGTTTCAGGGCCGACCCGGTCTAGGCACGGTGAAGACAATAGGGCAGTTTGGCCAAGCAACAGTACAGGTGCGGCGACTGCTCAAACAGGGCAATTTTGACGGAGTGTTTACTACTGGGGGCTACATTGCTGCCCCGGCGATTATTGCGGCGCGATCGCTCGATCTACCTGCGGTTCTGCACGAATCTAACGCCCTACCGGGCAAAGTTACTCGCTGGTTGAGCCCTTGGTGCACTACTGTGGCTTTGGGGTTTGAGGCCGCCCGTACCTATTTGCCCAAAGCTAAAACCGTGGTGGTGGGCACTCCCGTGCGGGACGAGTTTCTCACCCCAGAGTCACCCGTTCTCACCGATCCTGCTATTCCCGATGGGGTGCCGCTGGTTGTGGTGGTAGGCGGTAGTCAAGGGGCTGTTGCCGTCAACCAACTCGTGCGAGCCGCCGCCCCAGCCTGGATAGAAGCGGGTGCGTGGATTGTGCACCAAACCGGCAGCAATGACCCCGAAGCCGACAGCTACAGCCACCCTCACTACATTCGCCGCCCCTTCTTTAGCGCCATGGCCGCCCTCATGCATCGGGCAACTCTGGCGATCGGGCGCTCTGGGGCGGGCACCCTTACGGAACTGGCTATTTCCCGCACTCCCTCGATTCTGATTCCCTACCCGTTTGCGGCAGAAGACCATCAGACGGTCAATGCCAAAGCTTTTGTCGATGCCCAGGCCGCTTTGATGTTGAACCAAGGCCAAATCGTCGCCTCAGAATTTCAGGCCCTGGTGCTTGATCTGCTGGCAGAGCCGCAACGGCTAGACTCGATGGCAGCAGCAGCAGGGAGATTGGCAGCTGCCGATAGCGCCACAAAGTTAGCCGATTTAATTCAGCAGGTTGTGCTGAACCGCTAGATCATTCATGCAGCCGCAGCAATTTATCTTGCCTGTTTCTAAACGTGTGCATGCTTGGGAGGGCGATCGCTCCCCCAAATTATGTGTAGATCTCACCATCCTGGACGCTGTTTAAGTTGAGGCTGTCTGCCTCTTCTAGCGCTGTTGATTGGCCTTGCAGGTGAGCTTCCAACAGCTTTAGGTTCCGCACGTTTGACTTATAGAAAGCGTCAAACAAATCCCCCACCAGCGGCACGGTCCCGACTACGGCTTCTAGGCCGATATTCAAGACCATCTGCGCCAAAATGCTTCTAGGCAAGCGAAAGCGGGCCGCCAGAACAATGACATAGGCCGACACTGCGGTAGCAATCAAATCACCTAGCCCAGGTACCAACCCAAGTACCGGATCCCAGCCTACTTTTATCCCCAAAACGGGGATTTTGAAGGCCGTGTCCATCAGTCGGCTGATGCGACGGATGCGGTTTAAGTTTCTGAGTTGGGCAGCGGTATCAACAATATTCATAGGCTAATACTGCCAGCTACGGCTGGTGGTTGTCTTACGTCGAAGGAAGGAAAAAAGCCCAGTAGATGCTTGGACCACATTTAGCTCTGGGAGCACACCTCAGATGATTTGCTTTTTAAGCAAACCTTCAAGCAAGAGATTCTTGATCTTTTTTGCTAGGCCAAGTCGAACCCTACGCCTTGGCCAGCTGAGGTCAGACTTTGCATCGAGCTATTTGCATCAAGCTACTTGGCTAGCTGGGTGGCCTCTGAATGAGCGGCGGTCCGAGCCGTTAGTGGCTGGAGGCTAAAGCCAACGACCTGATGCCCACGGCAGTAGAAACCTAGCTTGGGGCGTAGCTCAAAGGCAGGGGTAGTGTCCTTCTGCGCTTCGACTTCGGTGTAGAGCCAGTAGCCCTGAGCTCCGGCAACAAGCTGCACCGGAGTCTCTTTTGTGCGCGAAATCAGCACGTGAGTAGGAGTAAACGTCATTGCAGTCTCCTTGGGTGCAATCGACCCTGAGTGAGTAGTAACTCTATGTAACGCCCTCTCAGAAAAAGCTGCGAGTCGGAGAGCCGAATCTCGTCGGGGAGGATCTCCCCATCCGCCGCAAGGCAAAGCTTCTTAAGGTGCCCAACGGTGCCTGGTGAACACCACGAATCCTGAAAGGCGTACTAAATTGTTAAACAGGGGTTACAAAACTTCATCTGCCCCTGGTCGTACCCCTTTTCAGGTAGCTTTCATTTATGAAAGAATTCCACGCCAACCAAACCCTGCGCCTGCGGGTGCCCAACGAGGCGATTCCCATTGAGCACTACCTGCGGCAGCCCCAGCGCCTGGTGCAGGCGATTACCGACCCGCGCCGCATTGAGGTGCTGGGCGACGGCTTGTATCGGCTGAGCCTGCGACCCTTACAGTTCTTTGGCATCAGCATTGAGCCCACTGCCGACCTGCGGGTTTGGAGCCTGACCGACGGCACCCTGCGGCTAGAATCGGTGGCCTGCCGAGTCAAAGGCCCTGAGTATCTCAGCTTTGTGAATGACTCCTTTGGCATGGCCTTGCAGGGCACCCTCACGCCCTATCGCCAATCCAACTACACCGAACTCCAGGGCCAGGCCGACCTGCAAATTCATCTAGAACTGCCGCCCCCGATTCGCTTTTTGCCGGCCTCGGTGCTCGATCGCACCGGCAAGACCTTTTTGAGCGGCATTCTCGGTACCATCAAGCACCGCATTGAGCGACAGCTGGTGGAAGACTACCGTGCCTGGGTAGCCACAACCCACCGCCAGCCCCAGGGCAACGCTCAGGGAGCTATGCAGGGTCGCACGGTGCAGGGCTAGGGTGCAGGGTCAACTCAACGCGATCGCCCACTGCTAGCCCAAACTGCTGTTGGGCGCTGCCCCGGTTCACCGCCAGTTCCACAAAACCATGGCTGCCCACTAGCGCCAGCCCTTGCCCCGTAAGAACGTCCTCGTAGGTCTGGCTGCCTGGAAGCGTCCGCTCCCCTATCGTTACGCTCCAGTCGCTAACGGTGACTGTGCTGGCTAGGAGAGTTGTAGCGGCATTGCCGAAGTGATCGATGTACTGAACTGCGCCTGTCCATCCCTTGGCTGTGGCTATCGGAGCCTGCAAAGGGAGGTTGATAAGGGATTGAGGATCGATCCTGGCGCCCAGGTTATCTAGCGGCACGCCGTTGGCTAAATGAGCCGCTGCTGGGGCAAAGATGTCGCGCCCATGGAAGGTGGTGCTGGGGTGGGGCGATCGCCAGTAGTCCACATTCGTCAGCTCTACCGCCTTCACAATGCCTTGATTTCTCTGACAATTGCTCTGCCAAATGCCGCTGAGCACCCCATTGTCTGGTCCCACAAAAATACCTTGGGAAGTCCGCACCGCCACCGCCCGCCGCTGGGTGCCTACCCCCGGATCGACCACCACTAGGTAAACCGTGCCAGGCGGCATGTAGGGATAGGCGCTGAGCAGGGTGAACCGCGCCGCATAGAGATCCTGCGGCGGCAGAGCGTGGGAGAGATCGATGAGCTGGGCTGTGGGGGCTATTGTGGCGATGACGCCTTTCATCACGCCCACGTAGCTGTCTTGAAAGCCGAAATCGGTGAGTAAGGCGATGGGCATAGGATCACAGTGGCAGGATAGCTACCGGCTATCTTTGAAAGGCAACAGTTACGCTTTCGCTTCGTAGTCGCCCGATTTGCCGCCGGTTTTCTTCAGCAGGCGAATATTGCGGATCTCAATAGATTTTTCCAGCCCCTTGGCCATGTCGTAGAGGGTGAGGGCGGCAACGCTGGCGGCAGTGAGGGCCTCCATCTCGACCCCGGTTTCGGCCTTAATTTTGACCGTGGCCTGGATTTGGTAACCAGGCAGCGCTGCATCGGAGGTAATTTGCACCTCCACCTTCTGAATCGGCAGAGGGTGGCAGAGGGGAATTAGGTGGGCGGTCTGCTTGGCCGCCATAATGCCAGCGATGCGAGCAGT carries:
- a CDS encoding NAD(P)H-quinone oxidoreductase subunit 4; amino-acid sequence: MDLATFPWLTTVTLLPLVACIAIPFLPDDNGKTVRWYALSVGLIDFVLIVAAFYLNYDFSQPGLQLVESYTWVPQLDLKWSLGVDGLSMPLVLLTGFITTLAALAAWPVTLKPKFFYFLLLAMYSGQIGVFAVQDMLLFFLFWELELIPVYLLLSIWGGKKRLYAATKFILYTAGGSLFILVAALAMAFYGDTITFDMTALAEKVYPLRMQLLLYGAFLIAYAVKLPIIPLHTWLPDAHGEATAPVHMLLAGILLKMGGYALIRMNLGMLPDAHTYFAPVLVILGCVNIVYAALTSFAQRNLKRKIAYSSISHMGFVLIGIASFTNLGLSGAVLQMVSHGLIGASLFFLVGATYDRTHTLILDEMGGVGKKMPKIFAMFTTCSLASLALPGMSGFVAELMVFVGFATSDAYSFTFRLITVIFMAIGVILTPIYLLSMLREIFYGPENKELVEHEVLADAEPREVFIIACLLVPIIGFGFYPKMLTQIYDATTQKLTARLSQVFVATEASAEGLAPVAALPVLKAPSLSQ
- a CDS encoding NAD(P)H-quinone oxidoreductase subunit 5 produces the protein MDSVDTLYQYAWLIPVLPLIGAAIVGTGLISYGEATSKLRRPVAIFIVSLIGAAMVLSFAIFWSQWQGHAPYQAMFEWAAAGDFRIEMGYTIDHLVALMLVVVTTVAFLVMVYTDGYMAHDAGYVRFYAYLSLFSSSMLGLVISPNLLQVYVFWELVGMCSYLLIGFWYDRKPAADACQKAFVTNRVGDFGLLLGILGLFWATGSFDFEIMGERLTDMVNVGSLPASVAAIFAILVFLGPVAKSAQFPLHVWLPDAMEGPTPISALIHAATMVAAGVFLVARMYPVFEHIPTVMTVIAYTGAFTAFMGATIAITQNDIKKGLAFSTMSQLGYMVMAMGVGAYSAGLFHLMTHAYFKAMLFLGSGSVIHGMEAVVGHDPALAQDMRLMGGLRKYMPVTAITFLIGTLAISGIPPFAGFWSKDEILGATFAVNPALWAVGWLTAGITAFYMFRMYFSTFEGSFRGNDEGIRRDLKRAQFQKMGMSLGPGAMNPQELTLDTAHDDHDNHGHHAHEPHESPLSMVFPLVALAVPSVLVGLVGTPFANYFEAFIHPPGEVIEAVETAEAFDWNEFALMAGSSVAIATVGIIISVLMYRTKAIDPRAIAARIPFLYNLSLNKWYIDDIYEVVFVQGSRKLAKQVLEVDIRIVDGLVNLAGLVTLVTGEGLKYLENGRAQFYALIVFGAVLGLVLLSGVT
- a CDS encoding TIGR04376 family protein, whose protein sequence is MGIFEDLSKFLETRLDEFLKANPHLELWGLEDQLRGQEQDAIHLLGDLKRREKQLEDSILSTAQDIQRWHSRIQNAQVANRLDLVKAAQEREAALLRQGNQLWGQMKGVKEQIEQTRNLQKEIHDRRRELKAKIAETQAQRSAQRTTTSWDTGWAKPPFEDFGRNTMDPVEESFQRWETEQELEELKRNMGR
- a CDS encoding cupin, with translation MANHNWLVADDGTYKSFGNPETIEPGRYYRLYRFLTELEDILDIFHDDVSRLEAITPLVRKLLVSSYWLQMEYNTPDPITGWSVNFLYREHQFPITVQMVAWLPGHASTIHNHGAWGIVALLGGQERNRFWRRAPQSNSPDQLELVDEIVLNPGDVVALTANAIHSVEPLGDEPTVSFNLYGAINSSDRYEFDLENHTAKPF
- a CDS encoding nuclear transport factor 2 family protein, which translates into the protein MANSAVRRWSLGIVSMAAVLWGAGAFAPGTQANTPVLAQVAPAEVQQLLTELEAAASSRNLDAVMAFYSEGFDSDTGFDYAQLRQTLETLWQQYPDLSYDIELLSWQANGPGSYTLETRTTATGTQTRPDRTLTLAADTTSRQRLENGKIAYQEILSETNRLVSGDNPPTLQVQLPTTLTPSQSYSFDTIVMEPLEGRSLMGVAVEEGVTAEDFFAPRPVVFDILSSGGLYKVGTAAAEPDSRWASTVVIREDGMVVETRRLRVE